Proteins co-encoded in one Arachis stenosperma cultivar V10309 chromosome 7, arast.V10309.gnm1.PFL2, whole genome shotgun sequence genomic window:
- the LOC130940178 gene encoding 60S ribosomal protein L8-1-like, with protein sequence MGRVIRAQRKGAGSVFKSHTHHRKGAARFRSLDFGERNGYLKGVVTDIIHDPGRGAPLAKVTFRHPFRYKKQTELFVAAEGIYTGQFIYCGKKATLVVGNVLPLRSIPEGAVICNVEHHVGAFDSLAELKHGQLELVICVFHFCCRIKLPSGSKKIVPSGCRAMIGQVAGGGRTEKPLLKAGNAYHKFRVKRNCWPKVRGVAMNPVEHPHGGGNHQHIGHASTVRRDAPPGQKVGLIAARRTGRLRGQAAATAAKADKTT encoded by the exons ATGGGTAGAGTCATCCGCGCACAGCGTAAGGGTGCTGGATCCGTCTTCAAGTCCCACACCCATCACCGCAAGGGCGCTGCCAGGTTCCGCAGCCTCGACTTCGGCGAGCGCAACGGTTACCTCAAGGGTGTGGTCACCGACATCATCCACGACCCCGGCCGCGGTGCTCCACTCGCCAAGGTGACTTTCCGCCACCCATTCAGGTACAAGAAGCAGACGGAGCTGTTCGTCGCTGCTGAAGGTATCTACACCGGCCAGTTCATCTACTGCGGGAAGAAGGCCACACTCGTCGTCGGAAATGTTTTGCCACTCAGATCCATCCCCGAAGGAGCTGTCATTTGCAACGTCGAGCATCACGTTGGTGCATTTGATAGTTTG GCTGAGTTAAAGCACGGTCAATTAGAATTGGTTATATgtgtttttcatttttgttgCAGGATCAAGCTCCCATCTGGTTCAAAGAAGATTGTGCCAAGTGGATGCAGGGCCATGATTGGACAAGTTGCGGGTGGTGGAAGAACTGAGAAGCCACTCCTTAAGGCTGGTAATGCTTACCACAAATTCAGGGTCAAGAGGAACTGCTGGCCCAAGGTTCGTGGTGTTGCTATGAATCCAGTTGAGCATCCCCACGGTGGAGGTAACCATCAACACATTGGTCATGCCAGTACTGTTAGGCGTGATGCTCCACCTGGCCAAAAGGTCGGTCTCATTGCTGCAAGGAGGACCGGTCGTCTTAGGGGCCAAGCTGCCGCCACTGCTGCTAAGGCTGATAAGACCACTTGA